The Medicago truncatula cultivar Jemalong A17 chromosome 4, MtrunA17r5.0-ANR, whole genome shotgun sequence genome includes a region encoding these proteins:
- the LOC112418528 gene encoding uncharacterized protein, with amino-acid sequence MNIIFWNIRGIGNNDSRLAFADMCRLHNPSLVFIAEPMVEYDFVPNWFWRNVHVSNYCLNNRDPLIPNLWAVWGSDHVYNVIFVSSQCLVLEYICRGTSLFIAGIYASTSYLLRRHLWADLTRLQNSYMGPWFFLGDFNAVLGAHEKRGRRLPPSLSCNDFISWTNANLLLHLNTNGVQFTWYNGRLDSDSVFLRLDRAICNEAWTDFWGITSCTALVRSQSDHHPLLLHSDFSLIRKTASFKFFKTWTTHEECRPLLLNIWNKEVVGCGMHRLHTKLLRVKDAFKAQMSLTRAMNCQDQFWREKARNQSFIHGDRNTAYFHRISHIKAAAKPISFLLNGDMCITDQREMENHVVGYFRGIFGTQNDCGTNDLIAKTIPSLVTIEDNIMLTVMPLVDEIKKAVFDLNADGAPGPDGFWGHFYQYFWDIVAADVVSSVQDFFCTGVIIPTLNSNILVLIPKIPGATSMADFRPIALANFQFKIITKILADCLALICMRIISPPQRGFVRDCNIADCVIIASEIINSLPKKQFCGNIAIKVDIRKAFDTLDWEFLIVVLHQFGFKVSGQIVNFDKSKLFTGAMTIARRNMLAHLSGFSIGVIPFQYLGYPIFQGKLKCIYFQHIVDRIKVKLATWKGALLSIMGRIQLVKSIIHGMLVYSFHIYRWPVRLLKMLDRWIKNFVWSGDINTRKTCTVSWSQVCRPWDASGLDLKPTRAINDALLLHLSVKDKFSTVSANTRWIVGNGDNIQLWFDNWMGSPLVTILALSPHLFPSLKATLAFIINDGKWNIPRIILDFPLVAAQILQVTLLVSPLPDKCVWLHSHDGELSSKLAFQFLNPAPPNLDWATDIWRPCIPPSHSFIFWHFMLSKLPTDENLQLRGCTLVSMCPLCYNQAESSTHLFLECAFSKTIWHWLGIKLQRSIPLASPSSLLSFLPQRCSSQLRDVLVAAIVHSVHAIWLARNVVRFNASSISFHATMEKITTMIAMSGGSSKGYCLLSDKVILENLFVSPLHSRVRDIIPVVWQPPTSPWVKANTDGSVRNLMAACGGVFRDSRGTFLGGFTSNLGIVYVFQAEIMGLILAMEYASSNSWTRLWLESDSSSAVQAFHQPSLIPVGLRNRWHNCTHKGLFIICSHIFREGNISADGLAALGHDVLGTTWFTLLPPSLGPDFTRDRHGLPNFRFP; translated from the exons ATGAATATCATATTTTGGAATATAAGAGGGATCGGTAACAATGATTCCCGTCTTGCGTTTGCTGATATGTGTAGGTTGCATAATCCATCCCTGGTTTTTATTGCAGAACCTATGGTGGAGTATGATTTTGTTCCGAATTGGTTTTGGAGGAATGTTCATGTTTCTAATTATTGTTTGAATAACAGGGATCCTCTCATCCCAAACCTTTGGGCTGTGTGGGGTTCGGACCATGTTTATAATGTAATTTTTGTCTCATCTCAGTGTCTGGTTCTGGAGTATATTTGCAGAGGCACTAGCTTATTTATTGCTGGAATTTATGCTAGCACTTCTTACCTTCTAAGGAGACATCTTTGGGCAGATTTGACTAGGCTTCAAAATTCATACATGGGTCCGTGGTTTTTCTTGGGTGATTTCAATGCAGTTCTAGGTGCTCACGAAAAAAGGGGTCGCCGTTTACCACCTTCGCTATCTTGCAATGACTTCATATCTTGGACGAATGCTAATTTGTTGTTGCACTTAAATACTAACGGAGTGCAATTTACTTGGTACAATGGTAGACTAGACTCCGATTCCGTTTTCCTCCGTCTCGATCGTGCTATTTGTAATGAAGCCTGGACTGATTTTTGGGGCATTACCTCTTGCACGGCTCTTGTGCGATCTCAATCTGATCATCATCCGTTGTTGTTACATTCAGATTTCTCTTTAATTCGGAAAACAGCGtccttcaaatttttcaaaacttgGACCACGCATGAAGAATGTCGACCGCTACTTCTGAACATATGGAATAAGGAGGTTGTTGGTTGTGGTATGCACAGACTTCACACAAAGTTGCTTCGTGTCAAGGATGCTTTCAAG GCTCAGATGAGTTTAACTAGAGCAATGAATTGTCAGGATCAGTTTTGGCGTGAGAAAGCGAGAAATCAAAGTTTTATTCATGGTGACCGTAACACTGCTTATTTCCATCGTATATCTCATATTAAAGCGGCAGCGAAgccaatttcttttcttttaaatggGGATATGTGCATTACAGATCAGAGGGAAATGGAGAATCATGTAGTCGGTTATTTCCGTGGTATTTTTGGCACTCAAAATGACTGTGGAACAAATGATTTGATAGCGAAAACCATTCCGTCGTTGGTTACTATTGAGGATAATATTATGTTAACGGTTATGCCTTTAgttgatgaaattaaaaaggCGGTGTTTGATCTGAATGCAGATGGCGCCCCGGGTCCTGATGGTTTTTGGGGACATTTTTATCAGTACTTTTGGGACATCGTGGCTGCAGACGTGGTGAGCTCagttcaagattttttttgcacTGGAGTTATTATTCCGactttaaattcaaatattttggtTCTTATTCCGAAAATCCCTGGGGCTACTTCTATGGCGGATTTTCGACCCATTGCTTTGGccaattttcaattcaaaataatCACAAAAATCCTAGCTGACTGCCTAGCTCTTATATGTATGCGCATCATCTCACCTCCTCAAAGAGGCTTTGTCCGTGACTGTAATATTGCTGACTGTGTTATTATTGCTTCGGAAATTATTAACTCGTTACCGAAGAAGCAATTTTGTGGAAACATTGCAATCAAGGTGGATATCCGCAAAGCTTTTGACACGTTGGATTGGGAGTTTTTGATTGTGGTTCTGCATCAGTTTGGTTTCA AGGTGTCTGGTCAGATAGTTAACTTTGATAAAAGCAAATTATTTACTGGTGCTATGACAATTGCAAGGAGAAATATGCTTGCTCATCTTTCAGGGTTCTCTATAGGTGTTATTCCTTTCCAATACCTAGGCTATCCTATCTTCCAAGGAAAGCTGAAATGCATATACTTCCAACATATTGTTGACAGGATTAAGGTCAAGCTTGCTACTTGGAAAGGTGCCCTTTTATCTATCATGGGTAGAATCCAACTAGTAAAGTCAATTATACATGGTATGCTTGTTTATTCATTCCATATTTATCGGTGGCCAGTCCGCTTATTGAAAATGCTCGATAGGTGGATTAAAAATTTTGTGTGGAGTGGGGACATCAACACTCGCAAAACATGTACAGTTTCTTGGTCTCAAGTGTGCCGTCCTTGGGATGCCAGTGGTCTTGATCTTAAACCCACTCGAGCCATCAATGATGCTTTACTTCTTCATCTAA GTGTGAAAGATAAATTCTCTACAGTGAGTGCAAATACACGGTGGATTGTTGGCAATGGAGATAATATCCAGTTatggtttgataattggatGGGGAGTCCTCTTGTCACTATACTTGCTTTGTCGCCGCACCTATTTCCTAGTTTGAAGGCTACTCTTGCATTCATTATCAATGATGGTAAGTGGAACATTCCTCGAATTATTCTTGACTTCCCGTTAGTGGCTGCCCAAATTCTTCAAGTCACTCTTCTGGTCTCCCCTTTGCCAGATAAGTGTGTTTGGCTTCATTCCCATGACGGTGAGTTATCTTCTAAGCTTGCTTTCCAATTTCTTAATCCGGCTCCACCAAATCTAGATTGGGCTACTGATATCTGGCGTCCCTGCATCCCTCCATCCCACTCTTTTATATTTTGGCATTTTATGTTATCCAAGCTTCCAACCGATGAAAATTTACAATTGAGGGGCTGCACCTTGGTTTCCATGTGTCCCTTATGCTATAACCAGGCGGAATCATCTACTCACTTATTTCTTGAATGTGCTTTCTCCAAAACTATATGGCATTGGCTCGGCATAAAGCTTCAGCGTTCCATCCCTCTTGCATCGCCATCCTCGTTGTTGTCTTTTCTACCGCAGCGCTGCAGTTCTCAGCTGCGTGACGTGTTAGTCGCTGCCATTGTTCACTCGGTGCACGCTATCTGGCTTGCTCGCAATGTTGTCCGTTTCAATGCAAGTTCTATTTCTTTTCATGCAACTATGGAGAAGATCACAACAATGATTGCCATGTCGGGAGGCAGCTCTAAAGGATATTGTTTACTGTCCGACAAGGTTATTTTGGAAAATCTGTTTGTTTCCCCCTTGCACAGCCGGGTACGGGACATCATTCCGGTTGTGTGGCAGCCCCCTACCAGCCCTTGGGTCAAGGCCAACACAGATGGGTCGGTTCGAAATTTAATGGCTGCTTGTGGTGGTGTCTTCCGTGACTCTCGCGGAACTTTTCTTGGTGGTTTCACAAGCAATCTTGGCATAGTTTATGTCTTCCAAGCAGAAATCATGGGCCTCATTTTGGCTATGGAATATGCAAGTTCAAACAGCTGGACTCGTTTATGGCTTGAAAGTGATTCTTCTAGTGCGGTACAAGCTTTCCATCAACCATCTCTTATTCCGGTTGGTCTTCGCAACCGTTGGCATAATTGTACTCACAAGGGTCTCTTTATTATTTGCTCCCACATCTTCCGAGAAGGCAATATTAGCGCGGATGGCCTCGCCGCTTTGGGACATGATGTCCTCGGGACCACGTGGTTCACCTTGCTGCCTCCATCTTTGGGGCCGGATTTTACTAGGGACCGACATGGGCTACCAAATTTCAGATTTCCTTAg
- the LOC25479292 gene encoding pentatricopeptide repeat-containing protein At1g30610, chloroplastic, with amino-acid sequence MVVISLEFNGNFTASALHYGATSFSFSSSSYPLLSRSRNLNFNPVMVSMKNNEPLHNELEFKPSFDQYLKAMESVRNNTLVKKGLHNEFQDDEVSSSKGKQNKGFRNERKQKSDGSKRRSRSLDSKSDEVSSIREKDNIIKSNLNGGRGGSVVERGVTYDLEQQVVSSIRERNNSRKGGKTLGGGDNFVDRKKPMDRGPGKRYSEIESMTNRNGRRNVKSNGTSKRFLNRGYDSDDLVVERAAFKNLEDPNNVISKAHFSHKEMEERIQKLAKQLNGVDINLPEWMFSKMIRSAKLKFNDYSIRRLITILGNLGNWQRVIQVIEWLQTRERFQSHKPRHVYNAALDALGKLRRPVEALNIFHAMQQQMSTYPDLVAYHSIAVTLGQAGHMKQLFDVIDIMQSPPKKKFNKGIFENWDPRLEPDIVVYNAVLNACVKGKQWEGAFWVLQQLKKQNIQPSAATYGLVMEVMFSCGKYNLVHDFFRKLQKSSIPNPLTYRVLVNTFWKEGKIDEAVSAVHEMERRGIVGSASLYYDLARCLCAAGRSCEALMQIDKICKVANKPLVVTYTGLMQASLDSGNIQDGSYIFEKMKDICAPNLVTYNIMLKAYVDHGMFREAKELFEQMLENTNHLSRNDDYKMRVIPDIYTFNTMLDACAAEKRWDYFDHVYQRMLYHGYHFNPKRHLRMILEASRAGKEEPLEITWNHLAATDRIPPVSLIKERFCTKLEKDDYIIALQCITNSTPKDLHPFSKSSWLNLFKENSQRFQKDTVVRLMNAASNIISNISVPNPALVCLIQSCKDFCFATDLSAADMDSANNVFALESKQEVNQY; translated from the exons ATGGTAGTTATTAGCTTAGAATTCAACGGGAACTTCACTGCCTCTGCTTTGCATTATGGTGCcacttctttctctttctcttcctcttcctaTCCACTTCTTTCTCGTTCTCGAAACCTCAATTTTAACCCAGTTATGGTTTCCATGAAAAATAACGAGCCtcttcataatgaattggaatTTAAACCATCATTTGATCAATATTTGAAGGCTATGGAATCTGTTAGAAACAACACACTAGTCAAAAAGGGTCTTCATAACGAGTTTCAAGATGATGAAGTATCCTCCTCCAAAGGAAAACAGAATAAAGGGTTTAGGAATGAAAGGAAGCAGAAATCTGATGGTTCGAAGCGCCGGAGTCGTAGTTTAGACTCAAAATCTGATGAGGTTAGTAGTATTAGAGAAAAAGATAACATAATTAAGTCGAATTTGAACGGTGGCCGAGGTGGGAGTGTTGTTGAGAGAGGAGTTACTTATGATTTAGAACAACAAGTTGTTAGTAGTATTAGAGAAAGAAATAACAGCAGAAAGGGTGGTAAAACCCTTGGTGGTGGTGATAATTTTGTAGATAGAAAAAAACCTATGGATAGAGGGCCTGGTAAAAGATATAGTGAAATTGAGAGTATGACGAATAGAAATGGACGGAGGAATGTCAAGTCGAATGGAACCAGTAAGCGTTTTCTTAATAGGGgttatgattctgatgatttgGTGGTTGAACGAGCAGCATTCAAGAATCTTGAGGATCCTAACAATGTTATCAGTAAGGCACACTTTTCGCATAAAGAAATGGAGGAGAGAATCCAGAAGCTAGCTAAACA GTTGAATGGTGTGGATATCAATTTACCTGAATGGATGTTTTCTAAGATGATCAGAAGTGCAAAGCTCAAATTTAATGACTATTCCATAAGAAGGCTTATCACAATCTTAGGTAATCTAGGAAACTGGCAGCGAGTGATACAAGTCATTGAATGGCTTCAAACACGTGAGCGTTTTCAATCCCATAAGCCAAG GCATGTATATAATGCTGCACTTGACGCACTTGGGAAGTTGAGGAGACCTGTGGAAGCATTGAATATATTTCATGCAATGCAG CAACAAATGTCGACATATCCTGACTTAGTAGCTTATCATAGTATTGCTGTTACTCTTGGACAAGCAGGGCACATGAAGCAACTCTTTGATGTGATAGATATCATGCAATCTCCACCAAAGAAGAAGTTCAATAAAGGGATATTCGAGAATTGGGACCCAAGGCTGGAACCTGATATCGTAGTTTATAATGCA GTCCTTAATGCATGTGTTAAGGGGAAACAGTGGGAAGGAGCATTTTGGGTTTTACAGCAGTTAAAGAAGCAGAACATACAACCTTCTGCCGCGACATATGGTCTAGTTATGGAG GTGATGTTTTCATGTGGCAAGTACAACTTGgttcatgatttttttagaaaacttCAGAAATCTTCTATTCCTAATCCATTGACATATAGAG TTCTCGTGAATACATTTTGGAAAGAGGGAAAAATTGACGAGGCTGTCTCGGCTGTCCATGAAATGGAAAGACGTGGAATTGTTGGTTCTGCTTCACTTTATTATGATCTAGCTCGATGCCTCTGTGCAGCTGGACGAAGTTGCGAGGCACTGATGCAG ATAGACAAGATATGTAAGGTTGCAAATAAACCACTGGTGGTGACCTACACTGGCTTGATGCAAGCAAGTCTAGACTCTGGAAACATTCAAGACGGATCTTacatttttgagaaaatgaaggaCATTTGTGCTCCGAATCTGGTTACTTACAACATAATGCTGAAAGCATACGTTGATCATGGGATGTTTCGAGAAGCTAAAGAGTTATTTGAGCAAATGTTAGAAAACACAAATCATCTGAGTAGAAATGATGATTACAAAATGCGAGTGATACCAGATATATACACATTTAATACCATGTTAGATGCATGTGCTGCAGAAAAAAGATGGGATTATTTTGACCATGTTTACCAGAGGATGCTGTACCATGGTTATCACTTCAATCCAAAACGACATCTTCGAATGATACTGGAGGCTTCAAGAGCTGGAAAG GAAGAGCCATTGGAGATAACATGGAACCACTTGGCCGCTACAGATCGAATTCCACCAGTTTCTCTAATCAAGGAGAGGTTCTGTACAAAGCTTGAGAAGGATGATTATATTATTGCCCTCCAATGCATCACAAATAGCACACCAAAAGATTTGCATCCATTTTCAAAGTCGTCATGGTTGAATCTATTCAAAGAAAATTCTCAACGGTTTCAGAAGGATACAGTTGTCAGGCTTATGAATGCAGCCAGTAATATAATTTCCAATATTAGTGTGCCAAATCCAGCACTTGTTTGTTTAATTCAATCATGCAAAGATTTTTGTTTTGCCACTGATCTCAGTGCAGCTGACATGGATTCAGCAAACAATGTATTTGCATTAGAAAGCAAACAGGAAGTAAACCAATACTAG